The genomic interval GAGTTGTTAACACAAAATTAGCTGTAGCTACATGTCGAAGTCCATagttatgaaataaatataaataaaaaattaaataaggaacaattttttaaaatctattttGTCCAAAGAAGCCGCATGTAGACATCTGGGCTAAAACCTGCTTATCTGATACATTCTGAACATGAGGGAGGTCAGTCACGCAGCAAAGTAGAACGAGGAACAGCCACAAGCACAGGTTGCATGTTTTACGGTGCAAACCCGTGATGCTCTCCCGATCCCCCTTACCGTCGGGGGGTGTCAATGTGGAAACAAAGCAGGAAAACAAAGCTGTGTCAGTCTGGAATGCTGGTTATGTGTTCTGCCCATGTGGGATGTGGGGGCGGTCCCGACCCACTGGGCTACCACCTGGTTCTCTGTGTTTGGATAAGGACcggagtcacatgacctttcgaGCTGCATGTCAAATGGCCCTAACGTTGTAGTTTTGCAGAGAAGCATGTATCAGCAAAAGGAGGCAGAGATGATGTTTTGTGTGGAATGGCTGCTCACCGTGCCCATTCCTATAATACCGGCAGAGCGCGATGTTCACAGCTGGAACCATCAGGAGAATGAGGGTCAGAACGATGCAGCCGGTCACTGCGGGGGGCAGTCTGGCCAGGGCTTTTGTGGTCATGACCGTGCTCTCCATAACTGCAACACATGAACTCTTTAGTGGGTCCAAGTCTGTGCCTCATCTGCAACAACACTGGAATTAAGCAGAGCAGtatttcccagtccggtcctttGGGACCCACAGCCGGCCCACGGTTTTGATCCCTTCCAGCTcctggagggagcaaaaatatggagtgTCTGAGTCCCCAAagatcggattgggaaacactgaagcAGAGAAACAGCAACTTGGCCATGTGCACTTTCACCTGTGGTCAAGGTGGGGCTGTCGGGCATCTGTGTCATGTTGGCCGTAGTCGAATAGGGATGCTTTGATTCTGCAACAGCAGACATGGGTAGAGTCATCGGAAGACAGTTGCAATGTTGCCTGTTGGCACAGGCTGTTAGAGGCGTTTAATAAACACTGATTATGCCCCTGCTGGTGAAGAGGCCAGCTGTGCATGTGAAGTCTTAAATACTCAGGTATTGTTCACTAATTATGTATTTGCTTGAGATGAATCATACATCGGCGCCATGCACTTAGCAGAGGTGAGGATTACCTGAGCACACGACTCCTGCGTCCTCTTTATGGCCACAGAACTGTTCGTGTGTCTCGAAGGGGCACTGACGCAGCTGCGTCTCGTTTCCGGAACACTTGACCTCAGCCATGGTGATGCGTCCCTTGCCTGGCCCAAAGGACTCCCTCTCGCCCGTCGCATCCACAGCAACGCCGCATCCCAGCTGCGCGCAGACCACCCGCGCATCCTTCTCATCCCACCCGTCGTCACACACGGTCCCCCAGGTCCCGTTCTGCCATATCTCCACCCGCCCTGCACAGTGGTCCGAGCCTCCCACCAATCGGACGTCAGCGTGCCCTGAGTGACACACGGACCCACCAATGAGGTGGTATCCCTCAAAATGATCCAACAAGGTAtcttttttaaaatgcaaactCACAACAGGTGATGTTGGACACTTCGGTGCAGACACTCAGCGAGCCCCCCTTGCAGAGCAGCTGGCCGTTCCCATAGCTGCAGCCTATCAGACAGAGGGTGTCGGGGGCCACTCTGCCCCGGGTGACCTCATACACCCCCCCGCAGACTGTCCTTGCTGCCGCCTTCGTGTCCTCGGTGGAGAGTTGCACTGTGGTCCAGTTTCCGTGGTGAAACACCTCCAGGATCCCAGAGTAGTTGCTGGACAGTCTGGGTGTATAACCCACTGAAAAGGGGAGGGAGTGGGAGACACACAGGAACTGTCACACCTTCCTGTTTGACTGTCATTATGGGGACATGATGGGGACATTCTGGGGACCTGACGGGAACATGACGGGGACATGATGGGGACATAATGGGGACCTGATGGGGACATGctggggcaggggtggggggttattCTATGTTGGTCTCCTTGGTTACAGGCATCTGATATATTACAGAGAATGTCTCCCTATGAGGCATGCAGTTCCCCCAGCAACGCTGAATTCCTGAGGCAGCAGGGTTCCTGAGAGCGAGGGGGGGCCCGGCGGCTGCGGCCCGCGCTGCTCGATGCACCGAGCACGGCACCCCTGCCTGCTGCAAGGGCCCATCTGCGCCGCCACCACATCCTGTGACTCATTTCCTCTGGAAATGTCAGACGTTCCTTTGTCTGCGGGTCGGAGCAGTTTTTAGAACAGCAAAGCCCACCCCTCCACCCCGATGCAAACCATGTGATCCGCGTGGCACGGAGGTCACACAGTCGTAGGCTGGTGGCGGTGAACTCAGATTTGTATTCATGGAAGCTGGGAAGTTTATTCTCACCATGAAATTCTCAGAAAAACTAtgatttttctttattattccttttaaTGATTCCAGATGAGTGATGTATCCATGACAGCCGTGTACGGCTCACAAACGAAGGGTGTCGTTCAGACTAATAGTGCACAGATCACAGGGTTCTACAGGTGTATCTAAAAACCATCACATATGCCTCATTCCCACCAACATGGAGCCGGGGCTGTGCTGGTTCTCACTCGGCGCCTTTCGAGAACCTGCCCGCATTTCCACCACTTTCAAAAATGAATGTAGGTGGAAGTGAGAGTAAGGTAAAGGCTCATATGTATTCCGTtttgttggatttatttttatcTGTTTCGGATTTTAAGTTTTCATAAGCTGCCAAACGAAACAAAGCCTTCAGGGTATGACTCGTTGCGCCCAGTCTGTACTGCCTGTATCCAGTTTTGTCTCATTAAtggcttccctgtctgtgtgcgtaAGTGAGTTTATTCATTGCGTTAccgctgtccttttaaggatcGCGCAATAAAAGAGACTCTGCCAATAACTGAACTTTGCTGTGCTCCTCATGATCTCTTCACCTCTCAAGTGCcacagtattttatttattagaccTGTGGCATGGTTTTAATTTACAGTGCAAAGTTACTCCGCTAATAAGCTGTCTAGCTGTTTCACTGCCGTAACCGGCGACATCACACAAAACTATATCGGCTATGGACTAAATTTTCCGGGGATGCAGAGGGTTTGAGAGATAGCCTGTCCCACTTTCTCTGACATTACGGGCACTAATTTCCTTTGTGGAGGCCCATAAATGTttaagtaagcaaacaaaaaatgttGCATCTTATTGCTGTTACCTTATAAATGTTACTAGATGAACTGTTGTATATAAGCAATAACATTCTCAAAGCTGTGTGGTTCAACTCCAGCACATCACAGCTATGACTCTGCGGTCCTTGGTCtgtggtctcctgccaggatcTATTTGAGTACAACCACGCCACTTTGAGTATGTTATTGTGTAAATAAAAACTGACTGATTGCCggcatttttataaaattagtaTTGCAGGCATGACGACTAAACACCCAGATACACGGAGGGACCGCCGACAGCATGATCTCTTTCCGGAATCTTCTGCACTCGCACCATGCAGCTTGGCTAGGCAGACCCTAGGCAGACCCCCAGTACCTCACTGAGGGGTCACAGGTCTGGCTGTCAGAACCCTGAGCATGACATCAGGCCTCAGACCTTCAGACCTCAGCTAGTCTAGCATGTGACTCACGTCACATATAtcatttacacataagaaaCAAGCTGCAACCAGATACTTAATTGCTGCTGTGATGCTTTAGGGTGGGTGGGTTAGGTTTTTTTTATCAACTTGTAAATGCTGTTGATAGCCAGAATCTAGACTGGGATTATTATAGATAACAGCTGTAATCAAGGACGTTCGTTCCTTAGAAAACATTATTCAGttaaaaataagaaatgttACAGAGGTACTGTATGTATACTACAGTTACACCATTTCAGAGGTGAAGCGACCAGACAGGCAAGGAGGCCGACTGCCGGGGGGGCGTGAGGGCAGCCGATTAGACAGAGCGATGCAATGAAAAATCTGCCGCCTTTGTGTATTCTGCTTTTCACAAAAGCACtagtgtttattaaattctcctACTTAGACTTCACACTAAAATAATGGTAATAAGTTTTACTATGTCGGGGGAGAGTGAGCTGGAGAGCCTCTAAAATTGCCTGTGCGCCATGTTAATGTGAAATTAACTATTAACAGGACAAGTATACATTTTGCGCAGCTTCCGCAAGCAGAATGCAGCTTATGTTACACGGTGGTGATCTGTGCTGCTGCGTCGGTGTTGTGGATGAGCTGGATACGTCACAGGACAGGAGATGGCCTCATCTggatacatttataattatgagGCACAATTGGCTTTATCTTGTTTTTTATCTGTTAATCTTTTATTCTGTTTTCCTGTTGCACCAGGGCTTGTTTCTGTGGTAACAGGGGTGACAGCTTCACAGAGATAATGGCTGTATGACCAACAGGAGGACATAGAGTTTTTCCATCTATGGTTAAGTGTTTCACCTCGGTGCCTCTGTTTGGGTTCCGCACGAGTTTGAACAAACAAGTCCAGAGGCGACACGTGCGGCGAAGTATCACTAAGCACGTGTGCTTTTAAGTTAGTGAGGCTCTTTAAACTCACCCGGGGGTGCGGCCGATGTGTTGGTCGCTTCCGTGCCGTTCGAGAGCTTATCATGTTGCTTTTCGGGTGGGGTGCCGATCCCTGCGGGGTGACAAACGGCCAGACAGTCCGTGTTAAGAGGCAGCACCGTCCTCCGCGCCGCGGCAGGTCTGCCAG from Paramormyrops kingsleyae isolate MSU_618 chromosome 9, PKINGS_0.4, whole genome shotgun sequence carries:
- the LOC111845791 gene encoding uncharacterized protein, whose product is MRWRSRLLQTLTVLQAVSLFQGIGTPPEKQHDKLSNGTEATNTSAAPPVGYTPRLSSNYSGILEVFHHGNWTTVQLSTEDTKAAARTVCGGVYEVTRGRVAPDTLCLIGCSYGNGQLLCKGGSLSVCTEVSNITCWHADVRLVGGSDHCAGRVEIWQNGTWGTVCDDGWDEKDARVVCAQLGCGVAVDATGERESFGPGKGRITMAEVKCSGNETQLRQCPFETHEQFCGHKEDAGVVCSESKHPYSTTANMTQMPDSPTLTTVMESTVMTTKALARLPPAVTGCIVLTLILLMVPAVNIALCRYYRNGHVFAILKTNSGLPAPIQHEEHQRNSIIQMNAPADSPPSGVVNGGVPIPRRLQAQASADASTSDNSEYEHFDFSLEPAVAMASYKNSVRGGTVQSSAVMQKPAFHCLEEQASCPESPISPPHQQAAYEDSSSTSSGESYINTEQKCDTRANVNLLDHDSSSTSSGEEYKNTGPNAEELLKQGHGDVSAPENSMMPPVIDSPCPAGSGDPGDRGDPIPAAPWSPENSSTSSEDDYQNVGWDIAPLRTSVSQDPDCSSDSDYENVMDVP